One segment of Methylotenera versatilis 79 DNA contains the following:
- a CDS encoding phosphate-starvation-inducible PsiE family protein — MTQDQLPEEFAPLNRFAIRAMLWLNGFAHIVIGLALATSVIMFTWLFFNDVKEAAYAHNLVHGFLHALGTLMLLWSISALISAEIRYLNGSKLLVETFVEVVLVLFLRKLIVMPVQDASPTMQEVGMWVGGAFVLGLIYIMIMWGQRQQQE, encoded by the coding sequence ATGACTCAAGACCAACTGCCAGAAGAGTTTGCACCGCTGAATAGATTCGCCATCAGAGCCATGCTTTGGCTCAATGGCTTTGCACATATTGTGATTGGATTGGCGTTGGCCACTTCAGTCATTATGTTCACTTGGCTATTTTTCAATGATGTGAAAGAAGCCGCTTATGCACATAATCTGGTACATGGATTTTTGCATGCGCTTGGCACGCTGATGTTGCTGTGGTCAATCTCTGCGCTCATTTCGGCAGAGATACGCTATTTAAATGGCAGCAAATTGTTAGTCGAAACGTTCGTCGAAGTGGTGCTGGTGTTATTTTTGCGCAAACTCATCGTCATGCCAGTGCAAGATGCTTCGCCAACCATGCAAGAAGTAGGCATGTGGGTAGGCGGCGCATTTGTGCTTGGGCTGATTTACATCATGATTATGTGGGGCCAAAGGCAACAACAAGAATAG
- a CDS encoding LysR substrate-binding domain-containing protein, producing MSIKLSLESLEVLDAIARKGSFAAAAESLFRVPSALTYTVRKLEEDLGVSLFNRSGHRAELTEAGAELLREGRNLLNAASELENRVKRIASGVETELTIAVSDLFNISAIYPLLNRFYAQNFGTRLRILREVYGGSWDALISGRADISLGAPGDGPSGGGYTTKRMGALEFHYAVAAHHPLAKLPEPLQNLDIMRYRAISGADSSRNLPPRTSGILTGQDVLTVPDIHSKLKAQIAGLGVGYLPKKLAEKHAATGELVIKLVAEPKPETAIFLAWCTKGGKAQQWLLKELQLLELDELLN from the coding sequence ATGAGCATAAAACTTTCTTTAGAATCGCTTGAAGTACTGGATGCTATTGCGCGAAAAGGCAGTTTTGCAGCTGCGGCAGAATCCTTATTTCGCGTGCCTTCCGCGCTGACTTACACGGTGCGCAAGCTGGAAGAAGATTTGGGTGTGAGCTTATTCAACCGTAGCGGCCATCGTGCAGAGTTAACTGAAGCAGGTGCCGAATTGTTGCGTGAAGGCAGAAACTTACTCAACGCCGCTTCTGAACTTGAAAACCGCGTTAAGCGCATTGCCAGCGGCGTTGAAACCGAACTCACCATTGCGGTAAGCGACCTTTTTAATATCTCGGCTATTTACCCGCTACTCAATCGATTTTACGCGCAGAATTTTGGCACACGCTTAAGAATATTACGCGAAGTTTACGGCGGCAGCTGGGATGCGCTGATTAGCGGCCGCGCGGATATTTCCTTAGGCGCTCCCGGTGATGGCCCGTCCGGCGGCGGTTACACCACAAAACGCATGGGCGCATTAGAATTTCATTATGCAGTGGCGGCGCATCATCCGCTTGCTAAGTTGCCAGAGCCATTGCAAAATCTGGATATCATGCGTTATCGTGCGATTTCCGGCGCAGACAGCTCGCGTAATCTGCCGCCACGCACTTCTGGTATTTTAACTGGGCAAGATGTGTTAACCGTGCCCGATATACACAGCAAATTAAAAGCACAAATCGCTGGGCTTGGCGTCGGTTATTTGCCAAAAAAACTTGCTGAAAAACATGCCGCCACGGGCGAATTGGTGATTAAATTAGTGGCTGAACCAAAACCTGAAACAGCCATCTTTTTAGCTTGGTGCACAAAAGGCGGCAAAGCCCAACAGTGGTTATTGAAAGAACTACAATTGCTCGAACTAGATGAGTTACTTAACTAG
- a CDS encoding flavodoxin family protein — MTKIAVVYHSGYGHTGAQAQAVARGAGKVADTEVTLLTADEAQKWELLADADAIIFGSPTYMGSASAQLKAFMEASSTLWYTRDWKDKVAAGFTTSASQSGDKLNTLIQLAVFAAQHGMIWVGQDLLPGNNSSTGSVNDLNRLGGFLGAMAQANSDQGPDVAPLQSDLLTAEHLGERVATIAKRLRG; from the coding sequence ATGACAAAAATCGCAGTGGTTTATCACAGTGGGTATGGCCATACTGGCGCGCAAGCACAAGCTGTAGCACGCGGAGCAGGCAAGGTTGCTGATACAGAAGTGACATTGTTAACCGCAGATGAAGCCCAAAAATGGGAACTTTTAGCAGATGCGGATGCCATTATTTTCGGCAGCCCGACTTACATGGGCAGCGCATCGGCGCAATTAAAAGCATTTATGGAAGCGAGCTCTACGTTGTGGTACACGCGCGATTGGAAAGATAAAGTCGCTGCGGGATTTACAACTTCCGCCAGCCAGAGTGGTGACAAACTCAATACGCTAATTCAACTAGCCGTATTTGCAGCGCAACATGGCATGATTTGGGTAGGGCAAGATTTATTGCCGGGCAATAACAGCAGCACAGGATCTGTCAATGATTTGAATCGCCTAGGTGGATTTTTGGGTGCAATGGCACAAGCTAATAGCGACCAAGGTCCAGATGTCGCGCCGTTACAGAGTGATTTGCTAACAGCTGAACATTTAGGTGAACGCGTTGCGACGATCGCTAAACGCTTACGCGGTTAA
- a CDS encoding YceI family protein — protein sequence MINNKLNTFTTLKTFAAAVALSLTSGLVMADQEAYRIDDSHSFANWSIRHVASKTSGTFSDIKGNILIDRDNLANSSVDAKINVLSINSSNAKRDEHIKKEEYLDAGKFSEITFVSSKIEAKNNTEGVITGTFTLHGVAKKLSIPFKVLGFGTDPWGGYRLGLEAHTTLKASDFGFTWPLKANAPVGDDIEITLLIEGVKLPAEKPIK from the coding sequence ATGATTAATAACAAACTAAACACTTTCACTACATTAAAGACGTTCGCTGCGGCAGTTGCCTTAAGCTTGACATCTGGCTTAGTGATGGCGGATCAGGAAGCTTATCGCATCGATGACAGCCACAGCTTTGCCAATTGGAGCATCCGCCATGTGGCTTCAAAAACATCCGGTACTTTTAGCGATATAAAAGGCAATATTCTGATTGATCGCGATAATCTGGCGAACTCTTCAGTCGATGCCAAAATTAATGTATTAAGCATTAATAGTAGCAACGCAAAACGTGATGAACATATCAAAAAAGAAGAATATCTAGATGCTGGAAAATTCAGTGAGATCACTTTTGTCAGCAGCAAAATCGAAGCAAAAAATAATACCGAAGGCGTGATTACTGGCACATTTACCCTGCACGGCGTGGCAAAAAAACTTAGCATTCCATTTAAAGTGTTAGGTTTTGGCACAGATCCTTGGGGCGGCTATCGTTTAGGTTTAGAAGCACACACCACATTAAAAGCTAGTGATTTTGGTTTTACCTGGCCACTTAAAGCCAATGCGCCAGTGGGCGACGATATTGAAATCACACTGTTAATCGAAGGCGTTAAATTACCTGCCGAAAAACCGATTAAATAG
- a CDS encoding alkene reductase, with product MALDLFSPAKLGSIALKNRMVMAPLTRSRAPKGTGVPQALNVAYYEQRATAGLIVTEATPISAMGHGYILLPGIYTDAQVAGWKKVTEAVHAKGGKIVLQLWHVGRISHPSLLNGALPVAPSAIKPAGQAYTYEGLVDFVEPRALEASELPAIVQEYVHATKCALAAGFDGVEIHAANGYLLDQFLRDGSNKRTDNYGGSFENRTRLLLEVTKAVIAVAGADKTGLRLSPVNPFNDMQDSNPQALFNYVADALNQFNLAYLHVVEGGMGGDTENFDFAELRKQFKGSYMANFGYDKARGNAAIASGHADVIAYGVPFLANPDLVERYKTDAPLNKADSETFYGGSEKGYTDYPTLSA from the coding sequence ATGGCATTAGATTTATTTAGCCCAGCAAAACTGGGTTCAATTGCTTTAAAAAATCGTATGGTAATGGCACCATTAACCAGAAGTCGCGCACCAAAAGGCACTGGTGTACCACAAGCATTAAACGTTGCTTATTATGAACAACGCGCAACCGCTGGTCTGATTGTGACGGAAGCGACGCCGATTTCAGCGATGGGTCATGGCTATATTCTATTGCCAGGTATTTATACCGATGCGCAAGTGGCTGGTTGGAAAAAAGTGACTGAAGCGGTGCATGCAAAAGGCGGAAAAATCGTGTTGCAATTATGGCATGTAGGTCGTATTTCTCACCCAAGCTTATTAAATGGTGCGCTTCCCGTTGCGCCTTCGGCAATTAAACCTGCTGGTCAAGCTTATACCTATGAAGGTTTAGTGGATTTTGTAGAACCACGCGCCTTAGAGGCTAGCGAATTGCCCGCAATCGTACAAGAATATGTACATGCGACTAAATGCGCATTAGCAGCAGGTTTTGATGGCGTAGAGATTCACGCCGCTAATGGGTATTTGTTGGACCAGTTTTTACGTGATGGCAGCAACAAACGTACTGATAATTATGGCGGTAGTTTTGAAAATCGCACACGCTTATTGTTAGAAGTGACCAAGGCAGTGATAGCCGTTGCAGGCGCAGATAAAACAGGTTTGCGTTTATCACCGGTAAATCCATTTAACGATATGCAAGATAGCAATCCGCAAGCGTTATTCAATTATGTGGCAGATGCACTTAATCAATTTAACTTAGCTTATTTGCATGTGGTAGAAGGTGGCATGGGCGGCGATACAGAAAACTTTGATTTTGCAGAGTTACGTAAGCAATTTAAAGGCAGCTATATGGCCAATTTTGGTTACGACAAAGCGCGCGGCAATGCGGCGATTGCAAGCGGGCATGCTGATGTGATTGCTTATGGCGTGCCGTTTCTCGCTAATCCAGATTTAGTTGAGCGTTATAAAACTGATGCGCCATTGAATAAAGCGGACAGTGAAACATTCTACGGCGGATCAGAAAAAGGCTACACTGATTACCCAACTTTATCCGCTTAA
- a CDS encoding nitroreductase family protein, whose product MQKPATTQVPINEVIANRWSGRAYDANKAVSNAQIISLCEAARWAPSCFGDEPWRFIVWNKNTNKASWQQAFDCLVPGNQEWVKDAPLLLLVCADTLFGHNQKPNRFAQYDSGAAAENLCLQAQDLGLMAHQMGGFNADAARSAFDIPEQFTLMAMVAVGYAADIKTVIGEALTREIAERKRKPLAELFFDSAWNKSI is encoded by the coding sequence ATGCAAAAACCTGCCACAACCCAAGTGCCCATTAATGAAGTGATTGCTAATCGCTGGAGTGGTAGGGCTTATGATGCCAATAAAGCGGTTTCAAACGCGCAGATTATTAGCTTGTGTGAAGCTGCGCGTTGGGCACCATCTTGCTTTGGTGATGAGCCGTGGCGTTTTATTGTGTGGAATAAAAACACCAATAAAGCCAGTTGGCAGCAGGCTTTTGATTGTTTAGTACCAGGCAATCAAGAATGGGTGAAAGATGCGCCATTATTATTGCTGGTTTGTGCGGATACTCTGTTTGGGCATAATCAAAAACCGAATCGCTTTGCACAATATGATAGTGGTGCAGCGGCTGAAAATTTATGCTTACAAGCACAAGATTTAGGACTAATGGCGCACCAAATGGGCGGTTTTAATGCGGATGCTGCGCGCAGTGCATTTGATATTCCAGAACAATTTACGTTAATGGCAATGGTTGCGGTTGGTTATGCCGCGGATATTAAAACCGTGATTGGCGAAGCATTAACGCGCGAAATCGCAGAGCGTAAACGCAAGCCATTGGCGGAATTGTTTTTTGATTCTGCTTGGAATAAATCGATTTAG
- a CDS encoding thioredoxin family protein, whose amino-acid sequence MAVVKLTKANFKQTIESNPFVIVDFWAPWCEPCVAFTPTFEAAAAKNADIVFGLVNTETDPEIGDYFQVNQIPGILVIRDQAGIHAQVGEIGAPAFDEIIKWARDYDMSTVHEYYNNEAAQQAVKKPAKH is encoded by the coding sequence ATGGCAGTAGTCAAATTAACTAAAGCAAACTTTAAACAAACGATTGAAAGCAATCCATTCGTGATTGTGGATTTTTGGGCGCCTTGGTGTGAACCATGTGTGGCTTTTACGCCAACGTTTGAAGCGGCTGCAGCAAAAAATGCCGACATTGTCTTTGGCTTGGTCAACACTGAAACGGATCCTGAAATCGGGGACTATTTTCAAGTCAATCAAATTCCAGGTATTTTGGTGATTCGTGACCAAGCAGGTATTCATGCGCAAGTCGGTGAAATCGGCGCACCAGCATTTGATGAAATCATCAAATGGGCGCGCGATTATGATATGTCTACCGTGCATGAATATTACAACAATGAAGCGGCGCAACAAGCGGTTAAAAAGCCAGCAAAGCACTAA
- a CDS encoding peptidoglycan DD-metalloendopeptidase family protein: MFQLVLITLFALFLTACESNPPAPVVDRLPQSSKPATVTKGGAKPNQVSNSTTRNDGRPNSHTVKKGDTLFSIGLEYGLEYKEIAAANNITPPYTIEIGQKLNLPIVEAKSDAANSNASAQVTTEDGVVITPIKTDSTAIETTVSETKASPTTETKPAQSAASGLLNEPKAMREPYSLEAFNRTTPVKTTETKVAVGKTVGTTVETKVNDVKAGEIKPAENKTADPKSSQTQPPDDEAIKWSWPTQGKVVASFNEATNKGIDIAGSTGQAINAASSGKVIYSGSDLRGYGKLVIIKHNKTYLSVYAHNSKIIVKEGQVVGVGQKIAEMGNTDSNSVKLHFEIRRLGKSVDPAKYLNQN; the protein is encoded by the coding sequence ATGTTTCAACTCGTATTAATCACATTATTTGCACTTTTTTTAACTGCTTGTGAAAGCAATCCACCCGCCCCCGTTGTTGATCGCTTACCGCAATCGTCTAAACCAGCGACAGTTACTAAAGGTGGCGCTAAACCAAATCAAGTTAGCAATAGCACAACTAGAAATGATGGGCGACCGAATAGTCACACTGTTAAAAAAGGTGATACTTTATTTAGTATTGGTTTGGAATATGGGCTTGAATACAAAGAAATTGCCGCCGCCAACAACATAACTCCGCCCTACACGATTGAAATTGGTCAAAAACTAAATTTGCCTATCGTAGAAGCAAAGTCTGATGCCGCGAACAGCAACGCATCAGCACAAGTGACAACAGAAGATGGCGTCGTTATTACGCCGATTAAAACTGACTCTACGGCAATTGAAACAACTGTGTCAGAAACCAAAGCCTCGCCGACTACTGAAACTAAGCCAGCGCAATCGGCTGCATCTGGATTATTAAATGAGCCAAAAGCCATGCGCGAACCTTATAGCTTAGAAGCTTTTAACAGAACCACGCCAGTTAAAACAACCGAAACCAAAGTAGCTGTGGGCAAAACCGTTGGAACTACGGTTGAAACCAAAGTTAACGATGTTAAAGCTGGCGAAATTAAGCCCGCTGAAAACAAAACTGCTGATCCCAAATCAAGCCAAACTCAGCCGCCTGATGATGAAGCCATTAAATGGAGCTGGCCAACACAAGGTAAAGTGGTGGCGAGTTTTAATGAAGCCACGAATAAAGGGATTGATATTGCTGGCAGCACTGGGCAAGCCATTAATGCAGCCAGTAGCGGCAAAGTGATTTACAGCGGCTCAGATTTACGCGGCTATGGTAAATTAGTGATTATTAAACACAATAAAACCTATTTATCGGTCTATGCGCACAACAGCAAAATAATCGTCAAAGAAGGTCAAGTGGTCGGTGTAGGACAAAAAATTGCCGAGATGGGTAATACCGATTCTAATTCAGTAAAATTACATTTTGAAATCCGGCGTTTGGGTAAATCAGTTGATCCTGCCAAATATTTAAACCAGAATTAG
- a CDS encoding protein-L-isoaspartate(D-aspartate) O-methyltransferase — protein MALLKSTTKTGIGMTSLRTRDRMLVRLREQGIQDEVVLSAIGEIPRHIFVDEALSIRAYEDVSLPIGFGQTISQPYIVARMTEILRNGAQLNKVLEIGTGCGYQTAVLSKVCKEVLSVERIRPLVMKARSHLRTLKCNNVKLDHADGSVGLESFAPFDGIIVTAAASHVPQELLAQLAIGGRMIIPIGTSTQTLVLIERKAKEYVQTKLEAVKFVPLLGGIS, from the coding sequence ATGGCTTTATTAAAATCTACTACAAAAACTGGCATCGGCATGACCTCACTGCGCACGCGCGATCGTATGTTAGTGCGTTTGCGCGAGCAAGGCATTCAAGATGAAGTCGTGCTATCTGCAATCGGTGAGATTCCACGGCATATTTTTGTCGATGAAGCTTTAAGTATTCGTGCATATGAAGATGTTTCGTTGCCAATCGGTTTTGGACAAACGATTTCGCAACCGTATATTGTCGCTCGTATGACAGAGATTTTGCGCAACGGCGCTCAGTTAAATAAAGTATTAGAGATTGGCACAGGCTGCGGTTATCAAACAGCGGTGTTATCAAAAGTATGCAAAGAAGTATTATCGGTAGAGCGTATTCGCCCATTGGTGATGAAAGCCAGAAGCCATTTGCGCACGCTTAAATGCAACAATGTGAAGCTGGACCATGCAGATGGCAGCGTTGGATTAGAGTCATTTGCACCGTTTGATGGCATTATCGTCACCGCCGCTGCCAGCCACGTGCCGCAAGAGTTATTGGCGCAATTAGCTATTGGCGGACGTATGATTATTCCAATCGGTACATCGACACAAACTTTAGTATTAATTGAACGAAAAGCCAAAGAATACGTACAAACCAAGCTGGAAGCAGTGAAATTTGTACCTTTGTTAGGCGGGATTAGTTAA
- the surE gene encoding 5'/3'-nucleotidase SurE: MKILISNDDGYFAPGLNILAGHLAKFADITVVAPERNRSGASNSLTLDRPLSVKKAANGFFYVNGTPTDCVHIALTGLMDTMPDMVISGINDGANMGDDTIYSGTVAAATEGFLLGIPSIAISMSQHNPTHFETAARVAVELIQQHIKHGFTSATLLNVNVPDVPYEELAGRTVTRLGKRHKAEPVIQLKTPRNETVYWVGAAGTPNDGGEGTDFYAVANNQVSISPIQVDLTKHSQLAELQTWLNK; encoded by the coding sequence ATGAAAATACTCATATCAAATGACGATGGCTATTTTGCGCCAGGCCTAAACATTCTAGCCGGTCATCTCGCAAAATTTGCGGATATTACCGTTGTTGCGCCTGAGCGTAATCGCAGTGGCGCAAGTAATTCGCTCACTTTAGATAGACCACTTAGCGTTAAAAAGGCGGCAAATGGCTTTTTTTACGTCAACGGCACGCCGACAGATTGCGTACATATCGCGCTGACTGGTTTAATGGACACGATGCCAGATATGGTAATCTCGGGCATTAATGATGGCGCGAACATGGGTGATGACACTATTTATTCTGGCACGGTTGCTGCCGCAACAGAAGGTTTTTTGCTCGGCATTCCTTCTATCGCTATTTCCATGTCGCAACACAACCCTACACATTTTGAAACTGCTGCGCGGGTAGCAGTAGAGTTGATTCAACAGCATATCAAACATGGTTTTACGTCAGCTACTTTGCTCAATGTGAACGTGCCGGATGTTCCTTATGAAGAATTAGCTGGCAGAACGGTGACACGCTTAGGCAAACGCCATAAGGCCGAACCAGTGATTCAGCTTAAAACACCTAGAAATGAAACCGTGTATTGGGTTGGTGCTGCTGGCACACCAAATGACGGCGGCGAAGGAACAGATTTTTATGCAGTCGCTAATAATCAAGTGTCGATTTCGCCGATTCAAGTGGATTTAACCAAACATTCACAGCTGGCAGAACTACAAACCTGGCTGAATAAATAA
- a CDS encoding DUF2069 domain-containing protein, producing MLSTLRIGAGISLIALIFLCLAWESVLAPLKPGGSLLMLKALPLLLPLFGILKGRRYTYQWAGMLILLYFTEGAVRAWSDSGVSSQLALIEVLLSLIFFLCAIFYAKLTRNSALKAPA from the coding sequence ATGCTTTCAACATTAAGAATTGGCGCTGGCATTAGCCTGATTGCTTTGATTTTTTTGTGTTTGGCATGGGAAAGCGTACTTGCGCCATTGAAACCGGGTGGCTCTTTGCTGATGTTAAAAGCCTTGCCTTTATTATTACCACTTTTTGGCATATTAAAAGGTCGCCGCTACACTTACCAATGGGCTGGCATGCTGATTTTGCTGTATTTTACTGAGGGCGCAGTACGGGCATGGTCTGACAGTGGTGTTTCTAGCCAATTAGCGCTGATTGAAGTGCTGTTATCGCTGATATTTTTTCTGTGCGCAATATTTTATGCAAAACTCACGCGAAACAGTGCATTAAAAGCGCCTGCGTAA
- the wrbA gene encoding NAD(P)H:quinone oxidoreductase, which yields MSEILVLYYSQGGAVRKMAQLIARGVESVSGAKARVRTVPKVSANCEATESDIPSSGDPYVELSDLEECIGLALGSPTRFGNMAAPMKYFLDSTAGLWLKGTLIGKPAAVFTSTGSLHGGNETTLLTMMLPLMHHGMLMVGLPYSEPELSSTQSGGTPYGASHIGGTMDDKKITEDEKKLCLALGKRLAETALKLAS from the coding sequence ATGAGCGAAATCTTAGTCCTTTACTATTCTCAAGGTGGCGCCGTACGCAAAATGGCGCAACTAATTGCGCGTGGAGTTGAATCAGTTAGCGGTGCAAAGGCGCGCGTACGCACTGTGCCAAAAGTATCTGCAAATTGCGAAGCAACGGAATCAGATATTCCTAGCAGTGGCGACCCGTATGTTGAATTGAGCGATTTAGAAGAATGTATCGGCTTAGCGCTCGGCAGCCCTACTCGCTTTGGCAATATGGCGGCGCCAATGAAGTATTTTTTGGATAGCACAGCGGGTTTATGGTTAAAAGGCACGCTAATTGGTAAACCCGCGGCAGTATTTACCAGCACTGGTTCACTGCACGGCGGCAACGAAACTACGTTATTAACTATGATGTTGCCACTCATGCATCACGGCATGCTAATGGTCGGCTTGCCTTATTCTGAGCCTGAATTATCTAGCACACAATCGGGCGGCACACCTTATGGTGCAAGCCATATTGGCGGCACGATGGATGATAAAAAAATCACCGAAGACGAAAAAAAACTCTGCTTGGCATTAGGTAAACGCTTAGCTGAAACCGCGTTAAAGTTGGCTAGTTAA
- a CDS encoding NYN domain-containing protein: MAINAESNSSLAVLIDADNAQASIIEGLLSEVAKFGVASVKRIYGDWTTPNLGQWKTVLLEHSIQPIQQFRYTTGKNATDSAMIIDAMDLLYTGTFDGFCIVSSDSDFTRLASRIRESGKRVYGFGEKKTPQPFVAACDRFVYTEIFSLKADTQEAQLKVPPNKLRQDTKLINLFRSAVEAASNEDGWANLGGVGSNLIKNAPDFDPRNYGYAKLGDLAIATDLFDVEKHQTHLLLRIKQKK, encoded by the coding sequence ATGGCTATCAACGCTGAAAGCAATTCCTCTCTTGCAGTGCTCATTGATGCTGACAATGCACAGGCATCCATCATAGAAGGATTGCTTTCTGAAGTCGCGAAATTTGGTGTCGCTAGTGTTAAAAGAATCTACGGTGACTGGACGACACCCAATCTAGGTCAATGGAAAACAGTGCTTTTAGAACACTCCATTCAACCTATTCAACAGTTTCGCTATACCACTGGCAAAAATGCGACTGATAGCGCGATGATCATTGACGCGATGGATTTACTCTATACTGGGACTTTCGATGGCTTCTGTATCGTTTCTAGTGATAGTGATTTCACTAGATTGGCATCTCGTATTCGTGAGTCTGGTAAACGCGTATATGGATTTGGTGAGAAAAAAACTCCGCAGCCATTTGTAGCAGCATGTGACCGTTTTGTATATACGGAAATATTCTCGCTTAAAGCCGATACGCAGGAAGCGCAACTGAAAGTACCTCCAAATAAACTAAGGCAAGACACAAAACTCATTAATCTTTTTAGGTCAGCAGTTGAAGCTGCTTCAAATGAAGATGGATGGGCGAATCTAGGTGGCGTTGGCAGTAATCTTATTAAAAATGCACCGGACTTTGACCCTCGTAATTATGGCTATGCAAAACTAGGTGATTTAGCGATTGCTACCGATTTATTTGATGTTGAAAAACATCAAACCCACTTATTACTCAGAATCAAACAAAAGAAATGA
- the purB gene encoding adenylosuccinate lyase, with translation MLEKQSLTTLNALSPLDGRYQTKLDALRPYFSEFALIKHRAWVEVEWLKALSAAKELTEIAAFSAETIQELDAAIINFSEADAAQVKAIEARTNHDVKALEYWLKEKFDINPEIKKASEFIHFACTSEDINNLSHGLMLKSARDAVMLPFLADLIARLSELSHKLANQPMLSRTHGQTASPTTMGKELANVVYRLQRQQKQLVNNEILGKINGAVGNFNAHLSAYPTFDWESFAQKFVQNLGLTYNPMTIQIEPHDYMAELYDTLARINTILIDLNRDIWGYISVGYFKQKVKAGEIGSSTMPHKVNPIDFENSEGNLGLANAVLRHMAEKLPISRWQRDLTDSTVLRNMGVAFGYTLLGYDSCLRGLNKLEINAAKLAEDLDNSWEVLAEPIQTVMRRYGIENPYEQLKELTRGKGGINKVSLHTFIGGLNIPAEAKQLLLEMTPASYIGKATELVKHI, from the coding sequence ATGTTAGAAAAGCAGTCGCTTACCACCCTCAATGCGCTATCTCCACTTGATGGCCGCTACCAAACCAAACTAGACGCTTTACGCCCTTACTTTAGCGAATTTGCACTGATTAAACATCGCGCATGGGTAGAAGTAGAATGGCTTAAAGCGCTATCAGCCGCCAAAGAATTGACTGAAATTGCTGCTTTTAGTGCAGAAACAATTCAAGAGCTAGATGCAGCAATCATCAACTTTTCTGAGGCCGATGCTGCACAGGTAAAAGCGATTGAAGCGCGTACCAATCACGATGTAAAAGCGCTGGAATACTGGCTTAAAGAAAAGTTCGACATTAATCCAGAGATTAAAAAAGCCAGTGAGTTTATTCACTTCGCTTGTACTTCGGAAGATATCAACAACTTATCGCATGGCTTAATGCTAAAAAGTGCGCGCGATGCTGTGATGTTGCCATTTTTGGCTGATTTAATTGCGCGATTAAGTGAGTTATCACATAAACTTGCTAATCAACCGATGTTGTCACGCACGCACGGCCAAACGGCTTCGCCAACCACTATGGGTAAAGAGTTAGCCAATGTTGTGTATCGCTTACAACGTCAACAAAAACAATTAGTTAACAACGAAATTCTAGGGAAAATCAACGGTGCAGTTGGCAACTTTAATGCACATTTATCCGCTTACCCAACATTTGATTGGGAAAGTTTTGCGCAAAAATTTGTACAAAATTTAGGGTTAACTTACAATCCAATGACCATTCAGATTGAGCCGCATGATTATATGGCCGAACTTTATGACACTTTAGCGCGTATTAACACGATTTTAATCGACTTAAATCGCGACATTTGGGGCTACATTTCAGTTGGCTATTTCAAACAAAAAGTAAAAGCAGGCGAAATCGGCTCCTCTACCATGCCGCATAAAGTCAACCCGATTGACTTTGAAAATTCAGAAGGCAACTTGGGCTTAGCCAATGCCGTGTTGCGCCACATGGCTGAAAAGCTACCGATTTCTCGCTGGCAACGTGATTTAACCGATTCAACCGTGCTCAGAAATATGGGCGTGGCATTCGGCTACACATTATTGGGTTACGATTCTTGTTTGCGCGGCTTGAATAAACTAGAAATCAACGCCGCAAAATTGGCGGAAGATTTAGATAATAGCTGGGAGGTATTAGCAGAGCCAATCCAAACCGTGATGCGTCGCTACGGCATTGAAAACCCGTATGAACAATTGAAAGAATTAACACGCGGCAAAGGCGGTATCAATAAAGTTTCATTGCATACGTTTATTGGTGGCTTAAATATTCCTGCAGAAGCGAAACAATTACTGCTTGAAATGACACCAGCTAGCTATATTGGTAAAGCAACCGAATTGGTAAAGCATATCTAA